One Micropterus dolomieu isolate WLL.071019.BEF.003 ecotype Adirondacks linkage group LG23, ASM2129224v1, whole genome shotgun sequence DNA window includes the following coding sequences:
- the kcnj1b gene encoding ATP-sensitive inward rectifier potassium channel 1b, which yields MVSLSSSRMFQLLQSHIQSAGQRSHKTRLVSKDGHCNIEFSNIEHSNHCAYLVDFWTTFVEIRWRFVLFLFVASFIGSWFIFGLLWYWIAKSNGDLTGQNRTAGHLYCVDNVNNLTTAFLYSLETQTTIGYGGRSLTGHCAGAVAVLIIQSLIGMFISCFMCGVIMAKISLPKKRAKTVTFSDTAVVCLKKGSLCLLIRVANLRKTLLIGSQIYGKLLRTTTTADGEIVILDQVDIDFTVDAGKDNLFFVCPLTLYHVINRSSPFYELSADSLPQQDFELVVFLDGTAESTSSSCQVRTSYIPQEIQWGYSFLPIISRTKTGKYSVDFSNFSKSVQVTTPHCVHCFETDADHRNHNSQNQEKLNNQQKLGIDNLGFQVIAIQDAVVTKM from the coding sequence CTCCAGGATGTTCCAGCTGCTCCAGAGTCACATCCAGTCAGCTGGACAGCGAAGCCACAAAACTCGCCTAGTCTCCAAAGACGGGCACTGCAACATTGAGTTCagcaacattgaacacagtAACCACTGTGCGTATCTGGTGGACTTCTGGACCACCTTTGTGGAGATCCGCTGGCGCTTTGTTCTCTTCCTGTTTGTGGCTTCATTCATTGGCAGCTGGTTCATTTTCGGACTGCTGTGGTACTGGATCGCAAAAAGCAACGGGGATCTGACGGGACAGAACCGTACGGCTGGACATCTCTACTGTGTAGACAATGTTAACAACCTCACAACTGCGTTCCTCTACTCCTTGGAGACCCAGACCACCATTGGGTATGGTGGCAGGTCGCTGACTGGGCACTGTGCTGGCGCTGTGGCTGTGCTTATCATCCAGTCACTGATTGGCATGTTTATCAGTTGTTTCATGTGTGGCGTCATCATGGCCAAGATCTCCTTACCCAAAAAAAGAGCAAAGACGGTCACCTTCAGCGACACAGCTGTAGTCTGCTTGAAGAAAGGAAGTCTGTGTCTCCTGATCAGAGTGGCAAACCTCCGAAAGACCTTATTAATTGGCAGCCAGATCTACGGCAAGCTACTTAGGACAACAACCACGGCAGACGGAGAGATCGTCATTCTGGACCAGGTGGACATTGACTTTACGGTTGACGCTGGCAAGGATaacttattttttgtttgcccTCTGACCCTCTACCACGTGATTAACAGATCAAGCCCATTCTACGAGCTGTCGGCCGACTCTCTCCCCCAGCAGGACTTTGAGTTGGTGGTCTTTTTGGACGGGACTGCCGAGTCCACCAGCTCCTCCTGTCAGGTCCGAACCTCCTACATCCCACAGGAGATTCAGTGGGGATACAGTTTCCTGCCCATCATCTCCCGCACCAAGACGGGAAAGTACTCTGTGGATTTCTCAAACTTTTCCAAAAGCGTCCAGGTCACCACGCCACACTGCGTCCACTGCTTCGAGACAGACGCAGACCACAGAAACCACAACAGCCAAAACCAAGAAAAGCTCAATAACCAGCAGAAGTTGGGGATCGACAACCTGGGATTCCAGGTGATTGCCATTCAGGATGCTGTGGTCACTAAAATGTGA